The Muntiacus reevesi chromosome 10, mMunRee1.1, whole genome shotgun sequence genome has a segment encoding these proteins:
- the NOL8 gene encoding nucleolar protein 8, whose protein sequence is MKANREMKRLFVGGLGQNISEADLQNQFSRFGDVSDVEIITRKDDQGNPQKVFAYINIRVTEADLKKCMSVLNKTKWKGGTLQIQLAKESFLHRLAQEREEAKAKKGISTTGNTSLLEKMKTVDFHVKAVPGTEVPGHKNWVVSKFGRVLPVLHLKNERKCKIMKYDPSKYCHNLKKIGEDFTNAVPISSLTWELEGGNDPMSKKRRGEFSDFHSPARKIIKVQKNEGSTAFLTMRSKPNSVMESPRLIQQVAQKTPHNSITPKSPNITDFDHQKFKNVFFQTSGLETTKNRNSISDDDIDSEDELRLMIAREENLEKTTWSSNEFENDPFEVVRDDFKSDFHKFHTSTGLGLKNSVSCLNSENNVMENGCDSDSGDTDEIIAMKKSSGKIENGVDFSQTEKSMDKKTYLKNRKKYDLSDGCVKEQKRKNKVEIALSHRVKPLNCKSLIESSSSEDADSASESTECEGDKEYNTLMENCLRVNLTLADLEQLAGSNQEAPKEKTESNGQETTAKRDRASKSQRTPGDPRRGQQCIHPEEIVASLLEGRENPRGKQKPKENTLKPKFQAFKGVGCLYGKESVKKSLQESVASNNINKDQISLKLEEPRNMSMGKWSLCTNGLSNEQTPFQHGKEANDANQIQPQKRQSFVKQSHKLVSPNSSEKRNRNPISSLLPLKDKKSLSCGAKTPSRGLDEDCCHRTGQSGEGSERRPDLCSSQAPEKPPEVSSRRDSQGSKPDFPLPVNSSSDVNAKDKHAEDNQKRLAALEARQKAKEVQKKLVHNALANLDGHPKDKPTHIIFGSNSESETEETSTREQSHPGEELVKESMGRASGKLFDSSDDEESCSEDDNNRFRIKPQFEGRAGQKLMNLQSRFGTDDRFRMDSRFLESDSEDEHEEINEKKTAEEEELAAEKLKALNVVQSVLQISLSNSTSKGSVAAKKFKDIIHYDPTRHDHATYERKQDDKPKESKAKRKKKREEAEKLPEVSKEMYYNIATDLKQIFQTVKDTSEKEDNTPWNEDSDGEKAEVVQDTPALMTRDEQTGGFTFSFFESDAKDEKEETYRVEAVKPGKIAWQGDPRFQDSSSEEEDVTEETDDKKQSPTEEVSLPEKETTRFFFFSKNDERLNGSDLFWRGVGSNISRNSWEIRTNNLRMDCRKKHKDAKRRVKPK, encoded by the exons ATGAAAGCCAACAGAGAAATGAAACGCCTTTTTGTGGGTGGTCTTGGGCAGAATATTTCTGAGGCAGACCTGCAGAATCAGTTCAGCAGATTTGGAGATGTTTCTGATGTGGAGATCATCACTCGGAAAGATGATCAAG gaaacCCACAGAAAGTCTTTGCATATATCAACATCAGAGTAACAGAAGCTGACCTGAAAAAAT GTatgtctgttttaaataaaacaaaatggaaaggtgGGACACTGCAAATTCAGCTAGCAAAGGAAAGTTTTTTGCACAG ATTGGCTCAAGAGAgagaagaagcaaaagcaaagaaaggaatatCAACAACAGGCAACACCAGCTtattagaaaagatgaaaacggTGGATTTCCATGTGAAAGCTGTGCCAGGAACAGAAGTACCAGGACACAAA aattgggTTGTGAGTAAATTTGGAAGAGTCTTACCTGTCCTTCATCTGAAGAATGAACGTAAATGTAAA ATCATGAAGTATGATCCCTCAAAATACTGCCACAACTTAAAGAAGATAGGGGAGGATTTCACAAATGCTGTGCCTATATCCAGCCTCACCTGGGAACTGGAAGGAGGGAATGATCCTATGAGTAAGAAACGGCGAGGAGAATTCTCTGACTTTCACAGCCCTGCCAGGAAGATAATAAAAGTGCAGAAGAATGAGGGTTCTACTGCATTTCTAACCATGAGATCAAAACCTAATAGCGTAATGGAAAGTCCGCGTTTAATACAACAGGTTGCACAAAAAACACCTCATAATTCCATTACTCCTAAATCACCCAATATAACTGATTTTGAtcatcagaaatttaaaaatgtattttttcagacTTCTGGTTTAGAAACTACCAAAAACAGAAATAGCATATCTGATGATGATATTGATTCTGAAGATGAATTGAGACTAATGATTGCAAGAGAGGAAAACTTAGAGAAAACTACATGGTCCtcaaatgaatttgaaaatgatCCCTTTGAAGTTGTAAGGGATGATTTTAAATCTGATTTTCACAAATTTCATACTTCAACAGGTTTAGGCCTCAAAAACAGTGTCTCTTGCCTCAACAGTGAAAATAATGTTATGGAAAATGGTTGTGACTCTGATTCAGGAGATACAGATGAAATCATTGCAATGAAAAAAAGTTCTGGTAAGATCGAAAACGGTGTAGATTTTTCACAAACAGAAAAGTCTATGGACAAGAAGACTtacttgaaaaacagaaaaaagtatgATCTTTCTGATGGCTGtgttaaagaacaaaaaagaaaaaacaaagtagaGATAGCCCTCAGTCACAGAGTTAAGCCTCTTAATTGTAAATCTCTGATTGAGTCCAGCAGCAGTGAGGATGCTGATTCTGCATCAGAATCGACTGAGTGTGAAGGAGATAAGGAGTATAACACCTTGATGGAAAACTGTCTCCGTGTGAATCTGACTTTGGCTGATTTGGAACAGTTGGCTGGCAGTAACCAGGAGGCTCCAAAAGAAAAGACTGAGAGCAATGGCCAGGAAACCACTGCCAAGCGTGACAGGGCCTCCAAGAGCCAAAGGACTCCAGGTGACCCCCGCAGAGGCCAGCAGTGTATTCACCCTGAGGAGATTGTGGCTTCTCTTTTAGAAGGAAGAGAGAACCCACGtggaaaacagaaaccaaaggaaAATACCTTAAAGCCAAAATTTCAGGCTTTCAAAGGAGTGGGCTGTCTCTATGGAAAGGAATCAGTGAAAAAATCCTTGCAAGAGAGTGTTGCctctaataatattaataaagatCAAATTTCCTTGAAACTTGAGGAACCGAGGAACATGTCCATGGGAAAATGGTCCCTGTGCACTAATGGCCTATCAAATGAACAGACTCCTTTTCAGCATGGAAAGGAGGCAAATGATGCAAACCAAATTCAGCCTCAAAAGAGACAGTCTTTTGTGAAACAGAGTCACAAACTGGTGTCCCCTAACAgttcagaaaagagaaatagaaatcctATTTCTAGTCTGTTGCCACTGAAAGATAAGAAATCTTTAAGTTGTGGTGCTAAGACTCCTAGCAGAGGCCTTGATGAAGActgttgccacaggactggacagtCAGGTGAAGGTTCTGAAAGAAGGCCTGATCTGTGCAGCTCCCAGGCCCCTGAGAAACCACCAGAGGTTTCCTCAAGGAGAGACTCCCAGGGAAGCAAACCTGACTTCCCACTTCCTGTTAATAGTTCATCAGATGTTAATGCTAAGGATAAGCATGCTGAAGATAATCAGAAACGTTTGGCAGCCTTAGAGGCAAGGCAGAAAGCCAAAGAAGTCCAAAAGAAGTTGGTTCACAATGCTCTGGCAAATTTG GATGGTCATCCAAAGGACAAGCCGACGCACATCATTTTTGGTTccaatagtgaaagtgaaacagAGGAGACATCCACTCGGGAGCAAAGCCATCCAGGAGAGGAATTGGTAAaa GAGTCCATGGGTAGAGCCTCTGGGAAGCTGTTTGACAGCAGCGATGATGAGGAATCTTGTTCCGAAGATGACAATAACAGGTTCAGAATTAAACCTCAGTTTGAGGGCAGAGCTGGACAGAAG cTCATGAATTTGCAGTCTCGCTTTGGCACTGATGACAGATTTCGCATGGACTCCCGATTTCTAGAAAGTGATAGTGAAGACGAACATGAAG aaataaatgaaaagaaaactgctGAGGAGGAAGAGCTTGCTGCAGAAAAATTGAAAGCCCTGAATGTTGTGCAGAGTGTTTTGCAGATCAGCTTAAGCAATTCTACAAGCAAAGGATCAGTAGCTGCTAAGAAATTTAA GGACATCATACATTATGATCCAACAAGGCATGATCATGCCACTTACGAAAGAAAGCAGGATGATAAACCAAAAGAAAG TAAAGCAAAAcgaaagaagaaaagggaggaaGCTGAGAAACTCCCTGAGGTGTCTAAAGAAATGTATTATAACATTGCTACggatttaaaacaaatattccaAACTGTAAAAGATACTAGTGAAAAGGAAGATAACACACCTTGGAATGAGGACTCTGATGGAGAGAAAGCTGAGGTAGTCCAGGACACTCCAGCTCTGATGACTCGGGATGAACAAACCGGCGGgttcacattttccttttttgagtCTGACGCCAAAGATGAAAAGGAAg AGACCTATAGAGTTGAAGCAGTAAAACCTGGGAAGATCGCCTGGCAGGGAGACCCTCGTTTCCAAGACAGCAGTTCAGAAGAGGAAGATGTTACTGAAGAAACAGATGACAAAAAGCAGAGCCCTACTGA AGAAGTATCATTACCTGAGAAAGAGACtactagatttttctttttctctaagaatGATGAGAGACTTAATG GTTCTGACTTATTTTGGAGAGGAGTGGGAAGCAATATTAGCAGGAATTCTTGGGAGATCAGAACAAACAATTTGCGTATG GACTGTCGGAAGAAACATAAAGATGCCAAAAGGAGAGTGAAGCCAAAATAA